One segment of Asterias rubens chromosome 2, eAstRub1.3, whole genome shotgun sequence DNA contains the following:
- the LOC117305737 gene encoding metalloproteinase inhibitor 1-like codes for MYTTMWLVFVLVAVIYSRETDGCSCSFAHPQVQFCNAAFVIKASVVSREYIYRPTEKPMTEPTDEFTSNPELTSFSSVYDESGAFVHANLAEVQPEKRPPAFLSPQALRSKKFISPSFPQRPFKIEYTVKVEKVFKGDNLIIERTLAKVYTPADEGMCGLTSLNEDTSYVMAGSHYDNELRINLCNWVVPYKSLTRINRRGLKLMYKQSCGDCTIATCYGQTCKFGPPGDDFCMFDAFGGNGCEAQHSICTRSKKSCKWQRNRDYRKCEADSGQQGNSVMP; via the exons ATGTATACCACCATGTGGCTAGTGTTTGTGTTGGTTGCAGTGATCTACTCCAGAGAAACTGATGGTTGTAGCTGTAGCTTTGCACATCCACAAGTACAGTTCTGCAATGCGGCATTCG TTATCAAAGCCAGTGTCGTCAGTAGAGAGTACATCTACCGGCCGACAGAGAAACCAATGACAGAACCAACCGACGAATTCACCTCAAACCCCGAGCTAACAAGCTTTTCATCCGTTTACGATGAATCCGGTGCTTTCGTCCACGCTAACCTCGCCGAGGTGCAACCAGAGAAGAGACCCCCAGCATTTCTGAGTCCACAAGCCCTGCGGAGCAAGAAATTCATCTCTCCCAGTTTTCCTCAACGGCCATTCAAAATAGAGTACACCGTCAAG GTGGAAAAAGTATTCAAGGGAGATAACCTTATAATAGAGAGGACACTGGCTAAGGTTTACACTCCAGCTGATGAGGGTATGTGTGGTCTGACCAGCCTTAATGAAGATACATCTTACGTCATGGCAG GCTCACATTACGACAATGAGCTACGTATCAACTTGTGTAACTGGGTCGTCCCTTACAAGAGTTTGACCAGAATAAATAGGCGAGGATTGAAGCTTATGTACAAGCAGAGCTGTGGTGACTGTACG ATTGCAACATGCTACGGTCAGACGTGCAAGTTCGGACCGCCAGGAGATGACTTCTGCATGTTCGACGCCTTTGGGGGCAACGGCTGCGAGGCCCAGCATTCCATCTGCACACGCAGCAAGAAATCCTGCAAGTGGCAGAGAAATCGAGACTACAGGAAGTGCGAGGCCGACAGCGGACAACAAGGAAACTCAGTCATGCCTTAG